One Oncorhynchus clarkii lewisi isolate Uvic-CL-2024 chromosome 32, UVic_Ocla_1.0, whole genome shotgun sequence DNA window includes the following coding sequences:
- the LOC139392351 gene encoding lymphocyte antigen 6D-like, whose translation MNRIILSIFAVGLCFSVGQALKCYKCDLGFWDLCYTTKVDCNAGENCFSGVGNAVKFVDIKMKGCLKVNECNKTTTTDFPTSSNHTVYNITKACCDTDLCNTAPGLPRMSILPLALATLSTAFMTKVLV comes from the exons ATGAACAGAATTATTCTCAGCATTTTCGCCGTTGGCCTGTGTTTTTCAGTTG GCCAGGCTCTGAAGTGCTACAAATGTGACTTGGGCTTCTGGGACTTGTGCTACACCACCAAAGTCGACTGCAATGCCGGGGAGAATTGTTTCAGCGGCGTCGGAAACGCAG TTAAGTTTGTGGACATCAAGATGAAAGGCTGCCTGAAAGTGAATGAATGCAACAAGACGACCACAACCGATTTCCCTACCAGCTCCAACCACACAGTGTACAACATAACGAAGGCCTGCTGTGACACGGACCTGTGTAACACTGCCCCGGGCCTGCCCCGAATGAGCATCCTGCCCCTGGCCCTCGCCACCCTGTCCACTGCCTTCATGACCAAAGTCCTGGTGTAA